The proteins below come from a single Marinobacter bohaiensis genomic window:
- the nhaD gene encoding sodium:proton antiporter NhaD — MHWLDIVLISFAVLALLGVIFEEVTHVNKAKVTLFFGTLSWILLFVTSGSRSHTELVQQGLEDSISEIASLWLFLVAAMTFVAYLNKKGMIENLIYLVMPKRIRENQLLLLVGLFCFIFSSLADNITATLVSCALILSLHLERKKQVRFITLVVFAVNSGGVSLITGDVTTLMIFLADKVEILTLLALSVPAACGVFFLALLLSRGMKGEVELVHDRNEVRRVDIVIACLFLATIIGTIVCNVLFEIPPVLTFLFGLSMMFLTSRFLSTDSDLDPIIEYVRTIEFDTLFFFLGILLIVGMLKEIQALGAFVDVYQVLPPIAANYLMGIFSSLIDNVPLTAALLKAGIDMTPGEWLGLTYAVGVGGSLLVIGSAAGIVAMSKIPGLTFASYLRYSAFLLVAYTIGYAGVYALGFLL, encoded by the coding sequence ATGCACTGGTTGGATATTGTCCTGATCTCGTTTGCCGTGCTCGCGTTGCTCGGCGTCATCTTCGAAGAAGTCACACACGTCAACAAAGCCAAGGTCACGCTCTTCTTCGGCACCCTTTCCTGGATCCTGCTGTTCGTGACCAGCGGTTCCCGCTCTCATACCGAGCTGGTGCAGCAAGGCCTGGAAGACAGCATTTCCGAGATCGCTTCTTTGTGGCTGTTCCTGGTGGCGGCAATGACCTTCGTGGCCTACCTGAACAAGAAAGGCATGATCGAGAACCTGATCTACCTGGTCATGCCCAAACGCATCAGGGAAAACCAGCTGTTACTGCTGGTGGGGCTGTTCTGCTTCATCTTCTCGTCCCTGGCCGACAACATCACCGCCACCCTGGTGTCCTGCGCGCTGATCCTGTCGCTGCACCTGGAGCGCAAGAAACAGGTGCGGTTCATCACGCTGGTGGTGTTCGCGGTCAACTCCGGCGGGGTGTCGCTGATCACCGGTGATGTCACCACGTTGATGATCTTCCTTGCCGACAAGGTGGAAATCCTCACGCTGCTGGCCCTCTCGGTACCCGCCGCCTGTGGTGTCTTCTTCCTGGCGCTGCTGCTGTCCCGCGGCATGAAAGGCGAGGTGGAACTGGTGCACGACCGTAACGAGGTGCGCCGGGTGGACATCGTCATTGCCTGCCTGTTCCTGGCCACCATCATCGGTACGATCGTGTGCAACGTGCTGTTCGAGATTCCGCCGGTGCTCACCTTCCTGTTCGGGCTGTCGATGATGTTCCTGACCTCGCGGTTCCTGAGTACGGACTCCGACCTGGACCCGATCATCGAGTACGTGCGCACCATCGAGTTCGACACCCTGTTCTTCTTCCTGGGCATCCTGCTGATTGTGGGCATGCTCAAGGAAATCCAGGCGCTGGGTGCGTTTGTCGACGTGTACCAGGTGTTGCCCCCGATCGCCGCCAACTACCTGATGGGCATCTTCTCCTCGCTGATCGACAACGTGCCGCTGACCGCCGCGCTGCTGAAGGCCGGTATCGACATGACGCCGGGCGAGTGGTTGGGGCTGACCTATGCGGTCGGCGTGGGCGGCTCGCTGCTGGTGATCGGCTCTGCCGCCGGTATCGTCGCCATGAGCAAGATCCCGGGACTCACCTTTGCCAGCTACCTGCGCTACAGCGCCTTCCTACTGGTGGCCTATACCATCGGTTACGCCGGGGTCTACGCGCTGGGTTTCTTGCTCTGA
- the mqo gene encoding malate dehydrogenase (quinone), protein MTARQADVVLVGGGVMSATLGMMLRQLDPSLDIVMVERLDHVAHESTDGWNNAGTGHAGYCELNYTPETADGGIQIQRALNINAAFELSLQFWSHLVEQGILPEPQKFINATPHQSFVWGEENVAFLRKRHELLSQHHLFKEMEFTDSPEVLRDWMPLIMSSRDTSQPVAATRVTHGSDVDFGSLTRNMIDYLAKQPNFELLLNHPVKTLAQRDNGRWKVRVRDEKTGETKKIEAGFVFLGAGGGALPLLQKSEIEESKGYGGFPVSGQWLVCQKPDVVKRHHSKVYGKAPMGAPPMSVPHLDTRIINGEPALLFGPFAGFTTKFLKQGSVFDLFSSVRGGNIMPMMQVGKGNMDLTRYLIKEVFQSHQARIESLRDFFPDAQEQNWKLQNAGQRVQIIKKSADGRGKLEFGTEIVAAKDGSLAALLGASPGASTAVSAMVDVLERCFADRVKSPEWQARIRELIPSYGQSLVDDAELLEQVRNRTLSTLQLDKTREPS, encoded by the coding sequence ATGACTGCAAGACAGGCAGATGTCGTGCTAGTCGGCGGTGGCGTCATGAGCGCCACGCTCGGCATGATGCTCAGGCAGCTTGATCCGTCCCTGGACATCGTCATGGTGGAACGTCTTGATCACGTGGCCCATGAAAGCACCGACGGATGGAATAACGCAGGTACCGGTCACGCCGGCTACTGCGAGCTGAACTACACGCCGGAAACCGCTGACGGCGGGATTCAGATTCAACGGGCTCTGAACATCAACGCGGCTTTCGAACTCTCCCTCCAGTTCTGGTCCCATCTCGTGGAGCAGGGCATCCTCCCCGAACCCCAGAAGTTCATCAACGCGACACCGCACCAGAGCTTTGTCTGGGGCGAGGAGAACGTGGCCTTCCTGCGCAAGCGTCACGAACTGCTCAGCCAGCACCATCTGTTCAAGGAGATGGAGTTTACCGACTCGCCGGAGGTGCTCCGCGACTGGATGCCGCTGATCATGAGCAGCCGGGACACCAGCCAGCCGGTGGCGGCGACCCGTGTGACCCACGGCTCCGACGTGGATTTCGGCTCGCTCACCCGCAACATGATCGATTACCTGGCCAAGCAGCCCAACTTCGAGTTGCTGCTGAACCACCCGGTGAAAACCCTGGCCCAGCGCGACAACGGTCGCTGGAAAGTGCGTGTGCGCGACGAGAAAACCGGCGAGACCAAGAAGATCGAAGCCGGTTTCGTGTTCCTCGGCGCCGGTGGCGGGGCGTTGCCGCTGCTGCAGAAGTCCGAGATCGAGGAAAGCAAGGGCTACGGCGGTTTCCCGGTCAGCGGGCAGTGGCTGGTGTGCCAGAAGCCCGACGTGGTCAAGCGTCACCACTCGAAGGTCTACGGCAAGGCACCGATGGGCGCGCCGCCCATGTCCGTACCCCACCTGGACACGCGCATCATCAACGGCGAACCGGCGCTGCTGTTCGGTCCGTTTGCCGGGTTCACCACCAAGTTCCTGAAGCAGGGTTCGGTATTCGACCTGTTCTCGTCTGTGCGCGGTGGCAACATCATGCCGATGATGCAGGTGGGCAAGGGCAACATGGACCTGACCCGCTACCTGATCAAGGAAGTGTTCCAGTCCCATCAGGCCCGGATCGAGTCGCTGCGTGACTTCTTCCCGGATGCCCAGGAGCAGAACTGGAAGCTGCAGAATGCCGGCCAGCGGGTGCAGATCATCAAGAAATCCGCTGATGGTCGTGGCAAGCTGGAATTCGGCACTGAAATCGTGGCAGCAAAAGACGGCTCCCTGGCCGCCCTGTTGGGCGCGTCACCGGGGGCGTCGACCGCCGTCAGCGCGATGGTTGATGTCCTGGAGCGTTGCTTCGCCGACCGGGTCAAGTCGCCGGAGTGGCAGGCCCGCATCCGCGAACTGATCCCATCTTACGGCCAGTCCCTGGTGGACGACGCCGAGCTGCTGGAGCAGGTGCGCAACCGCACCCTGTCCACGCTGCAGCTGGACAAGACCCGCGAGCCGTCCTGA
- a CDS encoding carbohydrate-binding module family 20 domain-containing protein: MQHAKYGLPWLAAALLFFGAQSQAQAGVFVHLFEWSWDDVAQECENFLGPKGFSAVQVSPPQEHIQGSEWWTRYQPVSYTLNSRSGDAAAFANMVSRCNAVGVDVYADAVINHMANGSGTGTAGSSYDSSSMSYPIYSSNDFHSVCTINSGDYSSDAGRVRNCQLVGLPDLDTSAEYVQQTIADYINGMINLGVKGMRVDAAKHMAPSDIAGILGRINGDFYTFQEVIDLGGEAISSTEYTGQGDVTEFKYSANIGDVFKNQQLSYLSNFGEDWGFIGGTNAVVFTDNHDNQRGHGAGGSNVLTYQDGSLYNLANVFMLAWPYGYPKVMSSYAFSDSDQGPPSSAVYQNGEAQCGSDWICEHRWSSIANMVAFRNETDGTGVNNWWDNGNNQIAFGRGAKGFVVINREGAALSRTFSTNLPDGSYRNVAGDSSCATVSGGQVTLDVAAMEAAALHTAAPCDGSGDDDSGSGGDTGTDVTVTFECQNGTTVSGQSVYVTGSVAALGNWDPASAVILSPDNYPTWQGDVAIPADTAVEWKCIKRDETDPTADLVWQSGSNNALAGQSAGSSVTATASF, translated from the coding sequence ATGCAACACGCCAAATACGGGCTGCCATGGCTGGCGGCCGCTCTGCTGTTTTTCGGTGCGCAATCCCAGGCCCAGGCCGGGGTCTTCGTGCATCTGTTCGAATGGTCCTGGGACGATGTCGCCCAGGAATGCGAAAACTTCCTCGGCCCGAAGGGCTTTTCCGCGGTCCAGGTCTCGCCGCCCCAGGAACACATCCAGGGCAGTGAATGGTGGACCCGCTACCAGCCGGTCAGTTACACGCTGAACAGCCGCAGTGGTGATGCCGCCGCCTTCGCCAACATGGTGTCCCGTTGTAATGCGGTGGGCGTGGACGTCTACGCCGACGCGGTCATCAACCACATGGCCAACGGCTCGGGCACCGGCACCGCTGGCTCTTCCTACGACAGCTCAAGCATGAGCTACCCCATCTACAGCAGTAACGATTTCCACAGCGTCTGCACGATCAACAGCGGTGATTACAGCAGCGATGCCGGGCGCGTGCGTAACTGCCAGCTGGTGGGGTTGCCGGACCTGGATACCTCCGCTGAGTATGTCCAGCAGACCATTGCCGACTACATCAACGGCATGATCAACCTGGGCGTGAAGGGCATGCGGGTGGATGCCGCCAAGCACATGGCACCATCCGACATCGCCGGCATCCTGGGGCGCATCAACGGCGATTTCTACACGTTCCAGGAAGTGATCGACCTGGGCGGTGAGGCCATCAGCTCGACCGAGTATACCGGGCAGGGCGATGTCACCGAGTTCAAGTACAGCGCCAACATCGGCGATGTGTTCAAGAACCAGCAGCTCAGTTACCTGAGCAACTTCGGCGAGGACTGGGGCTTTATCGGCGGCACCAACGCCGTGGTCTTCACCGATAACCACGACAACCAGCGCGGCCACGGCGCCGGCGGCAGCAACGTGCTGACCTACCAGGATGGCTCCCTGTACAACCTGGCCAATGTGTTCATGCTGGCCTGGCCCTACGGCTATCCCAAGGTGATGTCGAGCTACGCCTTTTCCGACAGCGACCAGGGCCCGCCCTCCAGTGCCGTCTACCAGAACGGCGAGGCCCAGTGCGGCAGCGACTGGATCTGCGAGCATCGCTGGTCGTCCATCGCCAACATGGTGGCTTTCCGCAACGAAACCGACGGCACCGGCGTTAACAACTGGTGGGACAACGGCAACAATCAGATCGCCTTCGGTCGCGGCGCCAAGGGTTTTGTGGTGATCAACCGGGAAGGCGCTGCCCTGAGCCGCACGTTCAGCACCAACCTGCCGGACGGCAGCTACCGCAATGTGGCGGGCGACAGCAGCTGTGCGACCGTCTCCGGCGGCCAGGTGACCCTGGATGTGGCCGCCATGGAGGCCGCCGCGCTGCACACCGCCGCGCCCTGTGACGGCAGCGGCGACGACGATTCCGGCTCCGGCGGCGACACCGGCACTGACGTGACCGTGACCTTCGAATGCCAGAACGGCACCACCGTCAGCGGCCAGAGCGTCTACGTGACCGGCAGCGTTGCCGCGCTGGGCAACTGGGATCCGGCCTCGGCGGTGATCCTGTCGCCGGACAATTACCCCACCTGGCAGGGTGACGTGGCGATTCCCGCCGATACCGCCGTTGAGTGGAAGTGCATCAAGCGGGATGAAACCGATCCGACCGCCGATCTGGTCTGGCAAAGCGGCAGCAACAACGCGCTGGCGGGGCAGAGCGCCGGGTCGTCGGTAACGGCGACGGCGAGTTTTTAA